A genomic segment from Malaclemys terrapin pileata isolate rMalTer1 chromosome 1, rMalTer1.hap1, whole genome shotgun sequence encodes:
- the LOC128832323 gene encoding olfactory receptor 51G2-like, giving the protein MSTVNDTTFKSAVFLLSGIPGQEDVHLWISILFCLMYVISIVGNSVILFIVKTDPSLHEPMYIFLSILAVTDLGLSIATIPTIVGIYLFNSREISLNACFAQLFFIHLFECTESCVLLLMAFDRFIAICDPLRYASILTLPRIAKMGLVCVLRGVAVVFPLPILLKRFQYCRANVLSHSYCLHQDVMKAACSDISVNSIYGLFAKLLTMGLDSLLIFLSYMIILKTVLSIVSHTECLRALNTCVSHLCAVLLFYTPQIGLSVIHRFGKGSSPLLQILLGYISMLVPPLLNPIVYSVKIKHLRARIIKVFIK; this is encoded by the coding sequence ATGTCAACTGTCAATGACACCACCTTCAAAtctgcagtgttccttctcagtgggatacctgggcaggaagaCGTCCATCTCTGGATCTCTATCCTCTTTTGCTTAATGTATGTTATTTCGatagtaggaaattcagtcattctgttcattgtaaaaacagatccaagcctccatgagcccatgtacattttcctttccatcttGGCCGTCACAGATCTTGGCTTATCGATAGCCACCATACCGACGATAGTGGGCATTTACTTGTTTAACTCTAGGGAGATCAGCCTCAATGCTTGTTttgcccagctgttcttcatccacttGTTTGAATGCACTGAATCCTGTGTGCTCTTActgatggcctttgaccgcttcatTGCAATCTGTGACCCACTGAGATATGCTTCCATCTTAACCCTGCCGAGAATAGCCAAGATGGGACTGGTTTGTGTTCTAAGAGGGGTGGCTGTAGTATTCCCACTCCCCATACTCCTGAAACGGTTCCAATACTGTCGagccaatgtcctctcccattcctactgcctgCACCAGGACGTCATGAAGGCGGCTTGTTCAGACATCTCAGTGAACAGCATCTATGGCTTGTTTGCTAAACTCTTAACGATGGGGTTGGACTCACTGCTCATCTTCCTCTCTTACATGATTATCCTCAAAACAGTTCTGAGCATCGTTTCCCACACCGAGTGCCtcagggccctgaacacctgcgtCTCCCACCTCTGCGCCGTCCTGCTCTTCTACACACCACAGATTGGCCTGTCTGTTATACACAGATTTGGGAAGGGCTcttctcccttgcttcagattctTCTGGGCTATATCTCCATGCTGGTCCCGCCCCTGCTGAACCCAATTGTCTACAGCGTGAAAATCAAACACCTTCGTGCAAGGATAATCAAGGTATTCATCAAGTGA